The nucleotide sequence GGAAAGCCGCGACCACCGCGGCGGCCTGGGCCGGATAGATGAACTGCCCCTTGACCTTGGCCGTGTCGTCCACCCGGCCGAGGATGCCGGCCAGCCGCGGCGAGGTCCGGCCGCAGGGGCAGGGCGTGTCGTCAAGCTTCGAGAGGTCGCCCGTGGCCAGCCGGATGAGCGGATAGGCGTCGGCAAAGGGCGTGAAGACCACCTCGCCCATCTCGCCCGGCGGCAGCGGGCGGCCGGTGCCGGGTTCGCATATTTCCAGGATGCCCCGGGAGCTGGCGTGCATGCCGGTGAGCGCGGCGCACTCGTAGGCGATGCAGCCTACGTCGGCCGTGCCGTAGCCCTGGCGGATGGTCATGCCAAAGGCGTCCTGGACTTTGTGGCGCAGGCTTTCGGGCAGCCGTTCGGCGGCCACGAAGGCGACGCGCAGGCCGAAGTCCCGTTTGGGGTCCAGGCCGTGCTCCCGGGCCTTGTCGGCGATGACGTCGAGGTAGCTGGTCATGCCGACGAAGCCGGTGACGGGCAGCCGGGTCATGAGGTCGATCTGGACGTCGGTGTTGCCCGGTCCGGCCGGGATGACGGCGCAGCCCAGTTCCAGCAGCGGCTCTTCCAGCATGAGGCCGGCCGGGGTCAGATGGTAGCTGAAGGTCATCTGGACCAGATCGCCCTTGGCGAATCCGGCGGCGTGGAAGGCCTCGGCCCAGCCCCAGTAGTCCGGCCCAGGGCCTTCGGGGTCGTAGAGCGGCCCGGGCGACTGGTAGATGCGCCGCAGGCCGGCGACGCCGCCAGTGAGCAGCCGGGCCAGTCCGGCCCCGCCGTCCTGCAGAGCCAGCAACTGTTTTTTGCCAAGGGGCGGAATGCGGGCGAAGTCGTCCCAGGAGGCGATGTCCTCGGGCGTCAGGCCGGCGGCGTCCAGGCGGGTTTGAAATTCCCTGCTGCGTTTGTAGGCGTGGCTGATCAGCCGGCGCAACCGGTCGAACTTGCGGGCTGCCGCGGCCTCGCGGTCCATGTTTTCCAGCGGATTGTAAAAGCCAGAATCGGGCTTTGTTGCTTCCATGATACGCCTCTTTTCTTGCCGGACTGTCCACGCCCGACCAATGGTCCGCCCATTGCCACAACGCCGCCACCTTTCCCCATTGCGGGGGTCCGGGGGCCTCAGGCCCCCGGCGGAGAGGTCCAGGAGAGGCAGCGCCTCTCCTGGCCGCCGGAGGCATCCCCCTTCCCCGCTCCCGCTCCGATCACCCCAGCCAGCGTTTGCGGCGGCGGTAGTGTTTGACGTCGCGGTAGCGGCGTTTCTCGCCGCCGTGGGACAGGCCGAGGTAGAACTCCTGCACGTCGGGATTGCCGAGGAGTTCTGCCGAGGTCCCGTCGAGGACGATGCGGCCGTTTTCCATGATGAATCCCACGTCGGCGATGCCCAGGGCCGCCCGGGCGTTTTGTTCCACGAGCAGGATCGTCACGCCGTCGTCGCGGTTGATGCGGCGGATGATGTCGAAGATTTCTTCCACCAAAAGCGGGGCCAGGCCCAGGGACGGTTCGTCGAGGAGGAGCAGCCGGGGTTTGGCGATGAGCGCCCGGCCGATGGCCAGCATCTGTTGTTCGCCGCCGGACATGTAGCCGGCCAGTTGCTGGCGGCGTTCCTTGAGGCGCGGGAAGTAGTCGTAGACGCGCTCCACGCCGGTCTTGAACTCCCCGGCCGGGCGGGTGACGCCGCCGCAGCGCAGGTTGTCCTCCACACTCATGTCCTCGAACACCCGCCGGCCTTCCATGACCTGGAACACGCCCAGGCGCACGATGCGCTCCGGGGGCAGGTGGTTAATGGGCGCGCCGTCGAAAACGATGCGGCCGTCGGTGACGGCCCCGTCCTCGCCGGCCAGGAGTCCGGAGATGGCCTTTAACGTGGTGGATTTGCCGGCGCCGTTGGCGCCGAGCAGGGCGGTGATGCCCCCCTGCCCGGCGCGCAGCGACAGCCCTTTGAGGGTCAGCGCCACGTCGTTGTAGACGACTTCGAGGTTTTCCACGGCGAGCAGGTCCACGGCGTCTATTTTCCCAGCCATTCGGGCTTGCGCTCCAGGGTTTCGGTGGCCGTTTCGACCATCTTGCCGCCTTCGACCTTATAGATGATGACCGCCATGTTGGGGCGGTGGTCGTTGGGGAAGAAGCTGATGGGCGGGGTCAGGCCCATGGGATCGTAGTCGCGCAGCGTTTCCAGGGCATCCTTGATGGCCGGTCCGGTGAGCGGGCCCTTGGCGGCGGCCTTTTTGAGGCCCTCGGCCATGACCAGCATGGAGGCGAACCCCCGGATGTAGTGGGTCATCTTGGGCGCGCCGCCGGTCATTTTCTCGATGACGGCCATGCCCGGCACCTTCTGGCCGTAGACCACGGCGGTCTGGAGGGAATACGCGCCGTTGGCGGCGTCGCCGGCGAGCTTGAACAAGCTCTCGTCCACGCCCCAGATGTTGCAGAAAAAGGTGGTCTTGAAGCCGAGCTTCTGGGCGTCCTTCATGATGACAGCGGCCGACGGCGTCGTGCCGCCGATCCAGACGTAGTCCGGGGCGAGCTTTTGCAGGCGCAGCATCTGGGCCATGGCGTCCATGGCGTTTAGGGCCACGGTTTCGTCGCCGACGATCTCAAAGCCCAGTTCCTTGGCGTATTCCTTGGCCGCCGGGATGGGAACCAGCCCGTAGGGGTGGTCGGGATAGACGAAGGCCACCTTGGGCGGGCGGGACTCCTTCCAGTTGGCCTTGAAATATTTGAGCGCCCCGCGAATCTGGGTGGAGTAGTCGGCGGCCACGAAGAAGTTGTACGGGGCCTTGGCCGGGTCGGTGAGGTGGGCGGAATAGGAGGCGGACAGGGTCGGGATCTGGTCCTTGCCCACGAACTTGGTCAGGGCTTCGGTGTCCTGGGTGCCCCAGCCTTGCAGGGCCACGATCTTGTCCTGGGAGGTGAAGCGCTTGTAGGCGGCCAAGGCCTGCTGGGCGTTGTAGGCGTAGTCCACCTCGATAAGGTTGATGGGCTTGCCGGCGATGCCGCCGTTTTCATTCAAATACTTGGCCGCGTCCTTCACACCCTCGGAGTAGGGCACGCCCACGGCCGAGGTCGGGCCGGACAGATCGGAGAGAAGCCCGATGTTGACGGTCTCCTGGGCCAGGGCCGGGCCGGCCAGGGTCAGGGTCCAGGCCAGGGCCAGCAGTTGCGCCATGCGTTTCATACATACCCCCACGTTTGCGTGTTGCGTTCCGGACTCGCCCGCCGGAACATCGTCCGATCCGCAGCGCCCGTGCGCCTTCTCCGGGTAAGGAAAGGCGTTGTTGCGTCAATGGGCAAAGGGATAGAGCTTCCAATAGGCCTTGACGAGCCGCCAACGGTTGGCCAGCCCTTCGGGTTCGAAGATGAGGAAGAGCACCAGCACCAGCCCGAAGACGCCTTCCTTCATGGCCAGCAGGGCGCCGCTTAGGTCGGTGAAGGCCGCGCCGGCGTGTTGGGCCAGGAAATTGAGGCACTCCGGCAGGATGGTGATGAAGACCGCGCCGAACACGCCGCCGATGACGCTGCCCAGGCCCCCGATGATGATCATGGCCAGATAGCTGACCGACAGCCCGATGCCGAACTGTTCCGGGGTGATGTACATGGTGTAGCTGGCCCACAGCGCCCCGCCGACGCCGGCCAGGAAGGAACTCAGGCCAAAGGCCCGCAGCTTGTAGGCGAAAAGGTCCACGCCCACGATCTCGGCCGAGAGGTGGTAGTCGCGGATGGCGACAAAAGCCCGGCCCAGGCGGGTGCGCATGACGTTGGAAACGGCCAGCACGCACAGCACGGCCACGCCCAGGGTCAGATAGAACATCTTGAGGTCGGTGTCGAAAGCGAAGCCGGCGATGGACGGCGCGTCCAAGGCCATGCCGCCCGAGCCGCCGGTGACGGCGTCCCAGTGCAGGAACACGTATTCGAGGATGAGCTGGGCGGCCAGGGTGGCGATGGCCAGATAGATGCCCTTGAGGCGCAGGGAGGGCAGGCCGAAGACCATGCCGGTGAGGGCCGTGACCAGCCCGGCCCCGGGCAGGGCCAGCACAAAGGGCAGGCCCAGGTTGGCCAAATAGGCGGCGGTATAGGCTCCGACGCCGAAAAACGCGCCGTGGCCCAGGGAAATCTGGCCGCAGGAGCCGGTGAGGAGATTGAGGGACACCGCGCCGATGACCGAGATGTTGATCAGGCACAGGATGGAGACGAGGTACTTGTTCATGGCCCAGGGGGCCAGGCACAGGGCCGCGAAGAACAGGGCCAGGGCGATTTTCTGGAACCGGCTGGGAAAGAGCTGGGCCTCGCCGGCATAGGTTCGGAAAAACAGGCCGCATTGTCCGTGCATGGGCTACACCCGCTCGATTTCCCGGGCGCCGAAGAGCCCGTAGGGTTTGATCATGAGGATAAGGACCAGGAAGATGAAGGCGGCCACGTCCTTAAATCCCCCCAGGCCCAGGAATTCCTTGGCCGCGCCGTCGCAGACGTTCTCCAGCACCCCGATGACCAGGCCGCCCAGGGCCGCGCCGAGCAGGCTGTCCAGCCCCCCCAGGATCACGGCCGGGAAGACTTTGAGGCCCAGGTGCCCGAGCTGGGCGTTTATGCCGTTGATGTTGCCCAGGATGATGCCGCCGATGGAGGAGACCATGGCGGCGATGCACCAGGACAGGGCGAAGATGTTTTTGATGCCGATGCCCATGCTGGCGGCGGCCTGCTGGTCAAAGGCCGTGGCCCGCATGGCGATGCCCAGGCGCGAGTATTTGAAAAAGGCCGAGAAGATGAGGAACAGGATGATGGAGAGGGCAAAGGCGGCCAGATAGACCGGGGCCACGGGCAACCCGGCGATCATCACCGGCTCCTGGGGCAACACCGGCGGGAACACCTGGATTTGCGTGCCCCAGAAAAGCTGGACCAGGGATTTGAGCACCGAGGACAGGCCGATGGTGACCATGATGACGCTTATTATGGGTTCGCCGATCATGGGGCGCAGGATCAGGCGTTCGATGGCGATGCCCAGAATAAACGAGAAGGCGAGCGTCAGGAAAAAGGCGGCCAAAAAGGGCAGCTTGGCCTGGACGGTCAGGGAAAAGCAGATGTAGGCCCCGACCATGACCAGCTCGCCCTGGGCGAAATTGACCACCTTGGTGGCCTTGTAGATAATGACGAAGCCCAGGGCCACCAGACTGTAAATGCTGCCGATGACCAGACCCGAAACGAGCAGTTGCAGGTAGTATTCCACGACATTTCCTCATGTTTCGGCCGCGTCGCGCGGCCGGGTGCGGCCGTCTCGTGCCGCGTCCCCTTGACTCGACGAACGTATGACTCAAGGGACGCGGCGCTAGGCCACGTCTTCCAGGCGCAGTTCGCCGCACATCTCCCGGACGCTGCCGTCCTGGTATTTGATCTCGGCCCGAAGATGAAGCGTACAGGCGTCGGCGTAGAGGGCCTCGATAAGGCCGGCGTAACGCTGCCCGACCACGGCCCGGCGCACCTTGCGGGTGCGGGTCAGCTCGCCGTCGTCGGCGTCGAGTTCCTTGAACAGCAGGGCAAAGCGTTTCACGCGCATTTCCGGGGCCAGGGCGGCGTTTAGGCCGGCGATTTCGTCGCGTACCAATGCGTAGACCTCGGCCTTGGCGGCCAGGTCCTGATACGTGGTGTAGGTCAGGCCCCGGGATTCGGCCCAGCGGCCGACGATCTCGGCGTCGATGCAGACGATGGCGGCCAGATGGCCGCGGCCGTGGCCCAGGACCACGGCTTCCTTGACGTAGGGCGAGAACTTGAGCTTGTTCTCCATGAACTGCGGCGAGAACTTGAAGCCACCCTCCAGGGCCATGACGTCCTTGACCCGGTCGATGACCACCAGCCGGCCGGCCTCGTCGAAATAGCCGGCGTCGCCCGAGCGCAGGCGGCCGTCGTCGGTCAGGGTCTCGGCCGTGGCTTCGGGGTTTTTGTAGTAGCCAAGAAAGACCGACGGGCTTTTGGACAGGATCTCGCCGTCTGCGGCAATGGTCAGCTCGGTGTCCGGGATGGGCTGGCCCACCGAAGTGAAATCCACGGCCCCGTCGCGGTGGATGCAGGAGATGCCGGCGATTTCGGTCTGGCCGTATATCTGCTTGAGATTGACGCCCATGGCGTGGAAAAAGCGGAAAGCGTCGGGACCAAGGGCCGCGCCTCCGGTGCTGGCCGAACGGACGTTGGAAAAGCCGAGCCGGTCTTTAAGCGCCCGGAAAAGGCAGGCCCAGGCGAGAAAATAGGCCAGACGCAGGGTCAGGCCCGGCTTGCGGCCGGCAAAGCGGGCATCGGCGTAGCGGATGCCGATGGGCAGGAATTTTTCGTAGAGAAAGCGTTTGAGCGGCGTAGTCTCCATGATCTTGACCCGCACCCGGGCGGCCAGATTTTCCCAGACGCGCGGGGGGGAGAAGATGACGTGGGGACCGATCTCCCGGATGTTTTCCTGCACCGTGTCCGGGTCTTCGGGGAAATTGACCGTGAAGCCGAAAAGGAGCGCCGAGGCGGCGGCCATCATCTGTTCGCCCATCCAGGCCAGCGGCAAAAAGGAGATGAATTCGTCAGTCTCGCGCTTGGCGTCCACCAGCCCCAGGTTGTGGGCCATGGCCAGGAGGTTTTTATGCGAGAGCAGGGCCAGCTTGGGCCGGCCGGTGGTGCCGGAGGTGGTGGCGATGAGGCAGGGATCGTCCGGAGACAGTTCCCGGGTCCAGGCCTCGAACTGCCCGGCCTGGTCGCGGCCGAGTTCGCGCACGGCCTCGAAGCTGACCAGCCCGGGTTCGTCCAGTCCGGCCAATCCCTTGGGATCGTGATAGACGATGTGGGCCAGATGGGGCAGCTCGGGGCGGATGCCCAGGATCTTGTCCACCTGCTCCTGGTCCTCGGCGACGACCAGCCTTGCTTCGGACAGTTGGAAGATGTGGGCGATCTCCTCGGCCGGGGCGTCCTGGTACAGGCCCAGGGCAATGCCGCCCAGGGCCTGGATGGCCAGCTCGGCAAAGAGCCATTCCGGCCGGTTGTCGCCGATAAGGATGATGATGTCGCCCCGGCCCAGGCCGTATTTTTTGAGGCCGCCTGCAAATTCGGCCGCGGCGGCGAGGTAGTCGCTCCAGGAAAAGCGCTGCCACACGCCCCACTGTTTTTCGCGCAGGGCGGTCTTTGCGCCATGGGCGCGGGCGCGCCGCAGCAGCAGGCCGGGCAGGGTGTCGTCGTAGGGTTTCGGGGCGTCGCCCATTGTCACATCCGCGTATCGGTTATCGGTTGCCGGACGCCTAGCGTCCCAGAAAAACCGCGTCTTCGCCGCCGAGGTAGGCGGCTACCACGGCCGGATCGGCCATGACCGCTTCGGGCGGGCCTTCGGCCAGCACCCGACCGAAATCCAGGACCACCACCTTGCTGGAGATGTCCATGACCACGCCCATGTCGTGCTCGACGAGCAGCACGGTCATGCCCCATTCTTCATTGATATCGAGGATATAACGGGCCATGTCCTCGGTTTCCTCAAGATTCATGCCGGCCATGGGTTCATCCAGCAAAATGAGGTCGGATTCGGCAGCCATGGCTCGGCCGAGTTCCACCCGTTTTTGCACGCCGTAGGGCAGCTTGCCGGCTGGATGGTGGCGGTAGGGCGAAAGCCGCAGAAAATCGATGACATCCTCCACCCGGCGGCGGTGGGCGTCCTCGGCCCGGCGGGCCGGCCCGAAGTAGAGGATGGAGGCCAGCAGGCCGTAGTCCATGCGGGCGTGGCGGCCGACCATGAGATTATCGAGCACCGAAAGGCCCTTAAACAGCGCGATATTTTGAAAGGTGCGCGACAGGCCAAGGCTGGTGCGGGCGTGGGCCGGCACGGCCAGCAGATCGCGCCCGCCCAGGCTGATCCTCCCGGAGTCCGGGGTGTAGCGGCCGCTTATGCAGTTGAGCATGCTGGTCTTGCCGGCGCCGTTGGGGCCAATGAGCGAGACGATGCCGCCTTTGTCCACGGTGAAGCCGACGCCGGTCAGGGCCGCGATGCCCCGGAAGGTCAGGGTGACGTTGTCGATTTCCAGAAAGGGCATCAGCTCGTCCACTCCTCTTCAAAGTCGGCGGCGGAAACGAGCTTGTACCCCTTGCGTTCGATGGCCCCGGCCACCAGATACGGATCGTCCACAGCCAGCCGGATGACCACCATGCGCCGGTCGTTGTGATAAAAGGTGCCTGTGGCGATGATGCTGACGCCAAGATCGTTGATGATGCCGGAGACTTCATGAAGGACGCCGGTGCGGTCTTCCACCTCGAAGACAATGCGCGAACCGCCTTGCTTCAGCCCCATTTCCTCGACCAGCACGTCAAGCATGACCGAGCGGGTGATGTAGCCCACGAGCTTTTGCTGGTCGCCCACCACGGCCAGTCCGGCCAGATTCTTTTGGTGCATGATTTCGGCGGCCTGCTCGATCTCCATTTCCGGATGCACGGCGATGATGTCCTTGCGCATGATTTTTTGCACGGTGAGCTTGGACAGGAGGTAGAGCGCCTCGTGCTTTTCCAGGGTGGTCATGATGGAGGGCAGGGCCAGGGCGATGTCTTCCTTGCGCACGTAGCCGAGCAGCTTCCTGTCGTCGTCAACGACAAGAAGCATCCAGAAATCGCTGCCTGTAAGCAGTTTGTCCGCGTCAAGAACCGGCGTTTGCGGCGTGACTTTTTTGAAGTCCTTGAGCATCTTGAGACCGACGTACATAATTCGCCCTCCCATGGAAGGATGCGATGCGTGCGCGCCTCCGCTGCTGTGCAGGGAAGCTTGGAAAGGAGCCCTGTGCTGATGGTGCTGATGAGAACCGTCGAAAGAAATTTCATTGTTAACGTATTGAACAATAAAACATGTTATTTCCTTTGTGTGTCTCGGTCAAGGCTGAAACAATGTAGTTGTGTTAGAAACAGTTGGCATGCGTAGCAGTTTGTGCCCATGCTGTGCTTTCGTCATGGCGCTGTGGTTTCGAAGCGTCCCTGATTCCGCTTTCTGCTCGCTAGTCATTGTCAATATTCTGATTTTTACTAATAAGTTAAGCCAGCCAGTGCGGCATTGGTCTGCGGGCAGCCTGACGCTGGCATGGCGCATCAGCTTGCCCACGGCCGCGACCATGCCTCCTCCGTGTCGGATGTGTATGACGCATCGAAATCGGAAGCCGTATAGAGCCGCCACTGCCGAATCTGCCTCGCACACTTCTGGCCGACATGGCTGGCGCGGAGCGGGCGGTTTCAAGCGCGCTTGGACTTTTGTTTGCTCGTGAGCGGTTTGAGCGAAGCGGTCTGGCGAAGGTGGTGCTGTCGGACGCCGCCTTAGAGGCAACTGCGCCCCTGAAGTACGGGCTTACCCGTCCTGGCGACTGTTCGGCGGCGGATCGCCGGAATGCAATATCTATCCGGCGAAGGACGGTTTCGTCGCGGTTGCTGCCCTGGAGGCATGTTTCCGTGAGCGGCTGTTCGCCTAACTCGGCGGGGTGAGTACGGCCGGAGAACTGTAACCGGTCAATCAACCCCTTCTTACGCCGCTTGAGTTTTCTGTCATGGTTTATCCCACAGGAGGGCGACCATGGCAGCGTCATCAGCAGAGCTCAGTTTCGAGAAGGCGGCGTACTGGTCTGAACATATTGAGGCTTGGCATCGTAGCGGCCTGAGCCAGGGGGCTTACTGCCGGCGGCAGGGTCTTTCCCAAAGTTCCATGGGCTATTGGCGGAAGCGTTTGGAGGCAGCGACTGGCAAGGAGGGCGCGTCCTGCGTCACCCTCGTTCCCGTGCCTCTGCCGGCGTCGGCCCAGGCGGACATGGCAACCGTGCCGGCACCGATCCTAGTGCACGTGGGCAACGCCTTTCGCATCGAGATCAGAGGCAACTTCGCCGCGCCGGTGCTGGAAAAGCTTGTCCGCACGCTGACACGGCTATGATGTCGCCGGTAAGCGGCGTCCGGGTTTATTTGGCTCTGGGAGCCACAGACATGCGCAAGTCCATCGACGGGCTGTCCATCCTGGTTTCACGGCAGCTGCAACTCGATCCGTTTGCCGGTCACCTTTTCGGCTTTTGCAACCGCAGCCGGACGATCATCAAGCTGCTCTACTGGGATCGCAACGGCTTTTGTCTGTGGCACAAGCGTCTGGAGCGGCATGTGTTTCGCTGGCCAACCCGCGAGGCGGAGGTGCTTGCCATTGACTCCCGGCAACTGGCCTGGCTGCTTGATGGTCTCGATCCCCTGGCCGTGACGGGACACTCCCGTCTGGAGTATTCGACGCTCTTTTAGACAGTATTGCCTTGATTAAATTGAATAATAATGAGAGATTGTTCGGGCCGTGGACATCAATTCCCTCCCTGACGACCCTGCCGCACTGAAAGCTCTCATTGTCAACATGGCTGCCAGTCAGGCTGACCAGCAAGAGCACATCGTCCAACTTGAGCAGCGCCTTCAGCTCCTGAACCTGATCATTTACGGCCCGAAGTCCGAGAAAAAGCCCCGTACCGGCCAGGAGCAGCAGCTCTCCCTGTTCGACGAGGCCGAGCAGACTGCGGAGGAGCACAAACCGCAGACCTTCGAGGAGGCCTGCGCCCCGGCGAGCACCCGCCGCAAACGCGGCCGTCGCCCCATCCCTGCGGATCTGCCCCGGGTGGAGATCATCCACGACCTGCCGGAATCGGAGAAGACCTGCCCCTGCGGCGCTGAGCTGGTCCGCATCGGTGAGGAAGTCAGCGAAAAGCTCGACATCGTGCCGGCCAAAATCCAGGTCATCCGCCACATCCGGCCAAAATACGCCTGCCGTACCTGCGAAGGTGTGGAGGACGATGGGCCGACGGTGAAAACCGCGCCCATGCCACCCCAAATCATCCCCCAGGGCATCGTGACTCAGGGCCTTTTGGCCCATGTCGCCGTGGCCAAGTATGCCGACGCGCTGCCCCTGTACCGCCAGGAGGATCAGTTCGCTCGCCTGGGGCTGGACATCTCCCGGGGAACCCTGGCTGGCTGGATGATCCGCGTAGCCAAGTCCTGCGATCCGCTCATCGACATGATCATCGCTGAAATTCGTTCCGGCCCCATCGTCAACATGGACGAAACCACGGTCCAGGTGCTTGCCGAACCAGGCCGGGCCAACACCACGAAATCATTTATGTGGGTCGCCCGGGGCGGAACACCGGGAAAACCGGTCGTCCTGTTTCGCTATCATCCGACCCGGGCCGGCAGCGTGGCTGCGGAAATTCTTGGCGATTTCAAAGGCTATCTGCAGACCGACGGCTACAGCGGCTATGAGGCCCTGGGCGAACGGGAAGGCCTGCGCCATCTCGGCTGTTTGGCCCATGTCCGGCGCAAGTTCGTCGAGGTCGAGAAGTCCGCTGGCAAGAAGGCCAAAGGCGGCACGGCCCATGCCGTCCTCGATCTGATCGGCAAACTCTACGGCGTGGAGCACCAAGCCGAAAGGCAACAGCTCAATCCGGAGCAGATCAAGGTCCTGCGAGCCGAAAAATCCAGGCCGATCCTGGACAAGCTTAAGGCGCTGCTCGATGCACGCGCCGCCACCACCCCGCCCAAGAGTCTGCTCGGCAAGGCCATTGGCTATGCTATCAAACAGTGGGAGCGGTTGGTCGTCTACCTGGAAGACGGCCGACTGCGTCCGGACAACAACCTGGCCGAAAACGCCATCCGCCCCTTTGCCGTGGGCCGCAAAAACTGGCTGTTCTCAGGCCATCCGCGCGGAGCCGACGCCTCGGCCACCATCTACTCCCTCATCGAAACGGCCAAGGCCAACGGGCTGGAGCCATACCGCTACCTGCGCCACCTCTTCGAGCACTTGCCGGCGGCAACCACTGACGCCCAACGCAAGGCCCTCCTGCCCCAGTACAGCGATCCTCAAAGCCTCATCATACCTGCCTGAGCTTATCCTGCTTCCTGCTCGCCCTAACAAGACGCGCCTTATTGAGCGCTTACGCTTCTCCAAAAGGAGGCGATACTCGAGATATATCGCAAGGAAGACCGTAACCAGCCAAATTAATGATATTTTCATTAAATTGGCCAACTCCTGGCAAACACTGCGAACGGCTGCATACCCCGGCTTTTCAGACCGCTGAGAAAGGGGAGGATTACCCTGCAATCCCAGGATGATAGCTTATCCACCCGGTTATCCAACGAGAAAAGAGGCTACGGATTGGCTCCGTAACCCCTTGAAAGAACTGGTCGGGATGAGAGGATTTGAACCTTCGCCCCCTGACCCCCTGGAAACCATCAAAATACTATCTTCTGTAATCATTGAATAAATTTTTGAATTTCACAACAAATCCGGACGATTTTACGACGTTTCCCGACATGATTGTCGTAAAGGGTGTCGTAAAGCCGGCAAGCGCTTTGATCCGGTACTTGATGATGAGGCCAGCGGTACATGCACTGCGGCTGCACCTCCGAGTGGACAAGGCCCGGACCTAACGACTGATGATACGGTCATGTCATGGGGCGGCGCGCATGGGTTCAATCCAATCCACAAGCTGCGCGCCTTTGGACGTAAAGCGCAGGGCAGCCTTGCCAACCAGCAATTCCGTACCGCCCGTTTTCTCACCATATTCGTTGATATCTGCCTCAGCCACCCCCTGACCGCGCCACTTGATAAATGACATCACCCAGCGAACGCCGAGGCTATTCCCTTTGTACGGCTCAAAAACAAAGTTCCCGGACCCTTTCGGCGATTCCACAAGGGACAGACCCGCAAAGACTGGCTCGAAAGCCTTCCCGTTCCAGCGAATGCGGTTAAATGCGCTGACGGAAACATCCGATTGGCCGATTGGCGCCAATATTTCCACCTGCGCGCCGCCGTCGAGGTTGCCGACGAGTTCCGGCCAGGACACGCCGCTGTGGTGGCAATAAAAAAACAGGGGGGTCGCAGGCCCGCGCACGTCATACACGTCGCCGACAGGCCCCAGCCACAACGTGTCCCCCGATCCAGACAGCACCCGGATTCTTGCCCCACCGCCAAAGAGGTCGGGAACATCCTCCAAAGCGATAACCCCCTGCCCAGCGTCAGGTCCGAGGTCAGCCTCAAAACGACGCGGCATCTCCCTGGCACAACGGAATTCTCCCGGATCGTTCTGCGCGGCGATATATTGCTCCACGGGGACCAAGCATTTGACATGCACAACCCCCCGTTTGCCGTCGTAACGCTCCACCTCGGCCCAGGCATTTTCCAAGCCGAGAATGCGAACCCACTCTCCGGCGTCAAGCGTGCCGAGAATCCTGGCCGTTTTATGGTCACGCCCACCCGCCGCACGCAGATTGTTCCCATTATCCACGCTTACCGCCACCTGCCCGGGCTGCAAGAGCTGGCCCCAGGCAATGGTCATAGGCAACAGTGCTGCTACACAACCCACAGCCAGAAGCAAACGGCGAAACACCGCGCCCGATGCCGCGAAATACGCCATGTGCCCCATAGCCCCTCCTCGTTGTTTGGGTGGTTGCACCGGGCGGCACGTTCTCCTGTCCGGCGTGCCGCGAGTCCGCTCAACCGGGGTCCCGCACCGGCCGTACCTTGGACGCGGCCAGGGCAAGCCCCCTCTCCACCAACTTCTCCACTTCGGCGTAGTTGTCAGGACGACAATACAGCCGGACATGCCGGAACCACTTATCACGTAGACTGATGACCGCAGGTCCTGGCGAGAAACGCACGCGACGCAATTCAGCGAACTCCAGGCGAGTGTTTTCCTGGGCTCGCGCCAGAAGGCCCGCTCCCGCCACCCCGGGCTTGCCCGCCAGGAGCCCCAGCAGCATGGCCAGACGGTTTCCCGCTTTAGCCCTGCGGCTGGCCACCAGGGCATTGACCCCGTCCTTGTCGATGACAAAGGCCAATTCCATACGGTTGCGAAAAACGATCAGCATAATCACTACAAACAGTACGGTAATACCGGCGCAGACAAGTCCGAAGAGCTGACAAACGC is from Solidesulfovibrio magneticus RS-1 and encodes:
- the tnpC gene encoding IS66 family transposase codes for the protein MAASQADQQEHIVQLEQRLQLLNLIIYGPKSEKKPRTGQEQQLSLFDEAEQTAEEHKPQTFEEACAPASTRRKRGRRPIPADLPRVEIIHDLPESEKTCPCGAELVRIGEEVSEKLDIVPAKIQVIRHIRPKYACRTCEGVEDDGPTVKTAPMPPQIIPQGIVTQGLLAHVAVAKYADALPLYRQEDQFARLGLDISRGTLAGWMIRVAKSCDPLIDMIIAEIRSGPIVNMDETTVQVLAEPGRANTTKSFMWVARGGTPGKPVVLFRYHPTRAGSVAAEILGDFKGYLQTDGYSGYEALGEREGLRHLGCLAHVRRKFVEVEKSAGKKAKGGTAHAVLDLIGKLYGVEHQAERQQLNPEQIKVLRAEKSRPILDKLKALLDARAATTPPKSLLGKAIGYAIKQWERLVVYLEDGRLRPDNNLAENAIRPFAVGRKNWLFSGHPRGADASATIYSLIETAKANGLEPYRYLRHLFEHLPAATTDAQRKALLPQYSDPQSLIIPA
- a CDS encoding SH3 domain-containing protein: MAYFAASGAVFRRLLLAVGCVAALLPMTIAWGQLLQPGQVAVSVDNGNNLRAAGGRDHKTARILGTLDAGEWVRILGLENAWAEVERYDGKRGVVHVKCLVPVEQYIAAQNDPGEFRCAREMPRRFEADLGPDAGQGVIALEDVPDLFGGGARIRVLSGSGDTLWLGPVGDVYDVRGPATPLFFYCHHSGVSWPELVGNLDGGAQVEILAPIGQSDVSVSAFNRIRWNGKAFEPVFAGLSLVESPKGSGNFVFEPYKGNSLGVRWVMSFIKWRGQGVAEADINEYGEKTGGTELLVGKAALRFTSKGAQLVDWIEPMRAAP